In Vicia villosa cultivar HV-30 ecotype Madison, WI unplaced genomic scaffold, Vvil1.0 ctg.000077F_1_1, whole genome shotgun sequence, a single window of DNA contains:
- the LOC131623680 gene encoding protein DETOXIFICATION 21-like, protein MERDEDAKKKLLHKDEEEELSLMKRVWEESKLMWVVAGPAIFTRFSTFGIQIISQAFVGHIGSKELAAYSLVFTVLVRFVNGILLGMASALATLCGQAFGAKDYGQMGVYLQRSWIVLTLTTFILLPIFIFTTPILIILGQDETISQIAGTVGYWAIPILFSFIASFTCQTFLQSQSKNTIIAFLAAFSLSIHILLSWLLTNKLKFGLSGAMMSTCLALWIPNIGQLIYITCGWCSTTWKGFTFLAFKDLWPVIKLSLSSGIMLCLELWYNTILILLTGNMENAEIQIDALSICLNINGWEMMISLGFFAAASVRVANELGKGSAKGAKFAVNMVVLTSFTIGFLLFLFFLFFREKLAYIFTTNEDVANAVGDLSPLLAVSILLNSVQPVLSGVAIGAGWQSTVAYVNLGCYYIIGVPVGVVLGNVFHLQVKGIWIGMLFGTLIQTIILLIISYKTDWDKQVTITRNHRSKWSKVEPDHEIVSSDN, encoded by the exons ATGGAAAGAGATGAAGATGCAAAGAAGAAGTTGCTAcataaagatgaagaagaagagttGTCATTGATGAAGAGGGTGTGGGAAGAGAGCAAGCTGATGTGGGTGGTGGCAGGTCCAGCCATATTCACAAGATTTTCAACTTTTGGTATTCAGATTATAAGTCAAGCATTTGTTGGTCATATTGGATCTAAGGAACTTGCTGCCTATTCTCTTGTGTTCACTGTGCTTGTTAGATTCGTCAATGGTATTTTG TTAGGAATGGCAAGTGCATTAGCAACACTATGTGGGCAAGCATTTGGTGCAAAAGATTATGGCCAAATGGGAGTCTACCTTCAAAGATCATGGATAGTTTTAACCTTAACTACATTCATTCTTCttccaatattcatcttcacAACTCCAATTTTGATTATCTTAGGCCAAGATGAAACCATATCACAAATAGCAGGAACAGTTGGTTACTGGGCAATTCCAATTCTGTTTTCTTTTATTGCCTCATTCACTTGCCAAACATTCCTTCAATCACAAAGCAAGAACACAATCATTGCATTCTTAGCAGCTTTTTCACTTTCTATTCATATATTACTCTCTTGGCTTTTAACAAACAAACTCAAGTTTGGACTTTCGGGTGCAATGATGTCAACTTGTTTGGCTTTATGGATTCCAAATATTGGTCAACTTATATATATTACATGTGGTTGGTGTTCTACTACTTGGAAAGGTTTCACTTTTTTAGCTTTCAAAGATCTTTGGCCTGTTATCAAGCTTTCCCTTTCATCTGGTATCATGTTATG TTTAGAGCTATGGTACAACACAATACTTATTCTTTTAACAGGCAACATGGAAAATGCAGAGATTCAAATTGATGCTCTATCCATTTG TCTCAACATCAATGGATGGGAAATGATGATATCACTTGGTTTCTTTGCTGCAGCAAG TGTTAGAGTAGCAAATGAGCTTGGTAAAGGAAGTGCAAAAGGTGCAAAGTTTGCAGTGAACATGGTAGTTCTTACATCATTCACAATTGGGTTCCTTCtgtttctatttttcttattcttTAGAGAAAAACTTGCATATATTTTTACCACAAATGAGGATGTGGCCAATGCTGTTGGTGATTTGTCACCTCTATTGGCAGTTTCAATACTACTAAACAGTGTTCAACCTGTACTATCAG GAGTTGCTATTGGAGCAGGGTGGCAAAGCACTGTGGCATATGTGAACCTAGGATGTTATTACATCATAGGTGTTCCAGTTGGAGTTGTACTTGGCAATGTTTTTCACTTGCAAGTCAAG GGTATATGGATTGGAATGTTGTTTGGGACACTTATTCAAACTATAATACTACTCATAATTAGTTATAAAACTGACTGGGATAAACag GTAACTATTACTCGTAATCATAGGAGCAAGTGGTCTAAGGTGGAGCCTGATCATGAAATAGTTTCATCAGATAATTAG